The following are encoded in a window of Psychrobacter sp. P11F6 genomic DNA:
- a CDS encoding DNA translocase FtsK translates to MISAPLIEYLKKGIFTLLGLILAVYLFVILMTYTSNDPSWSHISSDMTTINNVGGESGAWLSDLLYSFFGFGAWWLLAFVVYESILIWWDNKPTFWLMRVVAYVFLLLSASALFAQLVALVQQLTNPGTLGLESVAGGIIGFELQARLAQLLSQWGSVIFLTAFVIITATFAFNIHWLAIYEKVKALSWLGSGVKRQGRMHDSVSTTPENINAKQNDENIAKSNAKKDAADHEQLPLELQVAGNAQAVDNSGRFSNVLSEFLATSGLAESVKASVVAVTQAATPNSAAKSSRENSEPVPVSVETPSSTVQNLASHTNTSTPSSPAMTAIRKVEPSFAWNDANTVDDLLASEQMAYHANNMNTSDSAATTSVSADSNTESLETVVLDSTAISAVEMSEAQSTENLPSIAQPSINELVYGETADETDNEPKSFELEDKVEAVDILADAWLAEHADVSTSTAMQPAETGQPSETVQAANRTELPRQAAVTAPATDSSNSEMNDFTDKWFDEEPELSEDFEPSYISNEASVAKAVDVVEPVASVADMTPTNTPPSNPKLPPTVETRVTASAIEPIVLPKPTVSFAVPEGDSSNHITDMMPEDDSAEDVNAPVMPDISDDAAFSQKSRSMQTAAYRSSLTPIPEISILDKPDPDRKPSYTVAELEQLSELLEIKLQEFNVKATVVNAIPGPVVTRFEVELAAGVKASKVTGISRDLARSLSMASLRVVEVIPGKPYIGIEVPNKQREMVRLIELLNTEKFQDPKAQISMAMGKDIGGNAIITDLARAPHMLVAGTTGSGKSVLVNSMLLSMLLKYTPNELRLILIDPKQLELANYNDIPHLLTPVVTDMTEAASALSWCVAEMERRYQLMSLLKVRKLNEFNKKVIAAEKSGNPMLDPLWRPNDSVSISQAPKLKTLPMIVIVADEFADMIMQVGKQAEELITRLAQKSRAAGIHLMLATQRPSVDVITGLIKANIPVRAALRVNSKVDSRTILDSGGAEDMLGNGDMLFLGPGQIEPDRVHGAYVSDEEVNRVCDAWRERGAPDYIDNMAGNFELSSPSGGGSTANASGEDDDLYNDAVAFIMETRKVSASSIQRKFSIGYNRAARIVDSMEDAGLVSSMGKSGKRELLM, encoded by the coding sequence GTGATATCAGCACCGCTTATTGAGTATTTAAAAAAGGGAATATTTACCCTCCTTGGGTTAATACTGGCCGTTTATCTATTTGTCATTTTGATGACATATACCAGTAATGATCCTAGTTGGTCGCATATCAGTAGCGATATGACCACGATTAATAATGTAGGCGGCGAATCGGGTGCTTGGTTATCTGACTTGCTTTATAGCTTCTTTGGTTTTGGTGCATGGTGGCTGCTGGCATTTGTGGTTTATGAGTCTATCCTTATTTGGTGGGACAACAAGCCAACGTTTTGGCTGATGCGAGTGGTTGCTTATGTGTTTTTATTATTAAGTGCCAGTGCGTTGTTTGCACAATTGGTGGCGTTAGTACAGCAATTGACCAATCCAGGAACGCTAGGGCTGGAAAGCGTGGCTGGTGGCATAATTGGGTTTGAATTACAGGCGCGTTTGGCACAGCTTTTATCGCAGTGGGGGAGTGTGATTTTCTTGACGGCATTCGTCATTATTACCGCGACTTTTGCCTTTAATATTCATTGGCTAGCAATTTATGAGAAGGTTAAGGCGCTATCGTGGCTTGGCTCAGGGGTGAAGCGTCAGGGTAGGATGCATGATAGTGTGTCAACCACGCCAGAAAATATCAATGCCAAGCAAAATGATGAAAACATAGCTAAGAGTAACGCGAAAAAAGACGCAGCCGATCACGAGCAGTTACCACTTGAATTGCAAGTTGCTGGCAATGCTCAAGCCGTAGACAACAGCGGTCGGTTCAGCAATGTGTTGTCAGAGTTCTTGGCAACGTCAGGGTTGGCTGAGAGCGTTAAAGCGTCTGTAGTTGCCGTAACACAAGCGGCGACGCCTAATTCAGCTGCTAAATCTAGTCGTGAGAATAGTGAGCCTGTCCCTGTCTCAGTAGAAACACCTAGCAGTACTGTTCAAAATCTAGCAAGTCATACGAATACATCGACGCCGTCAAGTCCTGCCATGACTGCTATCCGTAAAGTCGAGCCAAGCTTTGCTTGGAATGACGCCAATACTGTCGATGACTTGTTAGCCAGCGAGCAAATGGCTTATCACGCTAATAATATGAACACTTCTGATTCAGCTGCTACTACTTCTGTATCTGCTGATAGCAATACTGAGTCGTTAGAGACAGTGGTGCTAGACTCTACAGCGATATCAGCCGTAGAGATGTCCGAAGCTCAATCAACAGAGAACTTGCCGTCAATAGCTCAGCCATCAATAAATGAGCTGGTATACGGTGAGACGGCTGACGAAACGGATAATGAGCCTAAATCGTTCGAGTTAGAGGATAAAGTGGAGGCCGTTGATATACTGGCCGATGCATGGTTGGCAGAGCATGCGGATGTCTCAACATCTACAGCTATGCAGCCTGCAGAAACAGGGCAACCTTCAGAAACAGTGCAAGCAGCCAATAGGACTGAGCTGCCCAGACAAGCAGCAGTCACAGCGCCTGCGACAGACTCATCTAATAGTGAAATGAACGACTTTACTGATAAATGGTTTGATGAAGAGCCTGAACTGTCAGAGGATTTCGAACCTTCTTATATATCTAATGAAGCGAGTGTCGCCAAAGCAGTAGACGTGGTTGAACCAGTTGCGTCAGTCGCTGATATGACGCCGACCAATACGCCACCGTCTAATCCTAAACTGCCGCCTACGGTAGAAACCCGCGTCACAGCATCAGCTATTGAACCAATAGTTTTGCCTAAACCAACGGTAAGTTTTGCGGTACCTGAGGGCGATAGTAGCAATCATATCACTGACATGATGCCAGAGGATGATAGCGCTGAGGATGTCAATGCGCCCGTTATGCCAGATATTAGTGATGATGCCGCCTTCAGTCAAAAATCACGCTCGATGCAAACGGCTGCCTATCGCAGTAGCCTAACGCCTATTCCAGAGATTTCTATTTTGGATAAGCCAGACCCTGATCGTAAGCCCAGTTATACCGTCGCCGAGCTTGAGCAATTATCAGAGTTACTAGAGATTAAGTTACAAGAGTTTAATGTAAAGGCGACTGTGGTCAACGCCATTCCGGGTCCTGTTGTTACCCGCTTTGAAGTGGAGCTTGCTGCTGGTGTAAAAGCCAGTAAGGTTACCGGTATTTCACGTGATTTAGCGCGCTCGCTATCGATGGCGTCTTTGCGTGTGGTTGAAGTGATTCCGGGTAAGCCGTATATCGGTATCGAAGTACCCAATAAGCAGCGCGAAATGGTACGTTTGATTGAGCTATTGAATACCGAAAAATTCCAAGATCCTAAAGCCCAAATCAGCATGGCGATGGGTAAGGATATCGGTGGTAATGCCATCATTACTGACCTTGCGCGCGCGCCGCATATGTTGGTTGCTGGTACGACAGGTTCGGGTAAATCGGTATTGGTCAACTCGATGCTACTATCGATGCTACTCAAATATACGCCAAATGAGCTGCGTCTCATTTTGATTGATCCAAAGCAGCTCGAGCTTGCCAACTATAATGATATTCCACATCTATTAACACCAGTCGTCACCGATATGACTGAAGCGGCCAGTGCTTTGTCATGGTGCGTGGCAGAGATGGAACGTCGCTATCAACTGATGAGTTTGCTCAAAGTGCGTAAGCTTAATGAGTTTAATAAAAAGGTCATTGCTGCTGAAAAATCGGGCAATCCGATGCTTGATCCTTTATGGCGACCTAATGACAGTGTGAGTATCAGCCAAGCACCGAAGCTAAAAACCTTACCGATGATTGTCATTGTCGCGGATGAGTTTGCCGATATGATCATGCAGGTTGGTAAGCAAGCCGAAGAGCTTATCACCCGTCTTGCACAAAAATCGCGGGCAGCAGGGATTCATTTAATGCTGGCTACCCAGCGTCCATCGGTCGATGTCATCACGGGTTTGATTAAAGCCAATATTCCCGTGCGGGCGGCACTACGTGTGAACTCAAAAGTGGATTCGCGGACGATTCTGGACAGTGGTGGTGCCGAAGACATGCTGGGTAATGGTGATATGCTCTTTCTAGGACCTGGGCAAATTGAGCCAGATCGTGTGCATGGTGCGTATGTCAGCGATGAAGAGGTCAACCGTGTCTGTGACGCGTGGCGCGAACGCGGTGCGCCTGATTATATTGATAATATGGCAGGCAACTTTGAACTATCTAGTCCTAGTGGCGGTGGTAGTACGGCTAACGCCTCTGGTGAGGACGACGACCTTTATAATGATGCTGTGGCCTTTATTATGGAGACGCGGAAAGTTTCTGCTTCTAGTATTCAGCGTAAATTTAGCATCGGCTATAACCGTGCCGCACGTATCGTAGATTCTATGGAGGACGCGGGGTTGGTCAGCTCAATGGGCAAAAGCGGTAAGCGTGAGCTATTAATGTAG
- a CDS encoding amidase, which produces MFKEYTQYDAIALAAWVNAGEVSAKEVLDAAVYQANTLNPKLNAIIHRFDERAYHAAQAGLPSGIFNGVPYLLKDLSFSFANEPITMGSRSVNIISESDSEIVKRMKATGVNTFGKTNTPEFGLIITTEPKAHGATHNPFKKGYSSGGSSGGSAASVASGIVPMAGAGDGGGSIRFPAAWCGAFGLKPSRGRNPIGPKFGEGWEGAVADHVITRSVRDSAAMLDATNGAEIGAPYVIAPPEGTFLQAAMRAPRPLTIALHQQPLIANTVVDKEVLAVLEQTAKQLEAMGHRVIPAEPNINIEQFWHDFMVVVCTHTAFTIDNIERDFGAEHIKNLEPQTYNMALLGRSLSAVDLAHAKHGWHHSQYQTGLLLETYDMILCPTVPTPAVKHGVLPPSRMDEMLMRSAGLLNKGIDMGKYAFSSGMIEKLSQPVLSKMAFTLLGNITGLPAMSLPVGMSKKGLPIGMQLIGRMNDEATLFSVAGEMERVGLFTKAAFEK; this is translated from the coding sequence ATGTTTAAAGAATATACTCAATATGATGCCATAGCATTGGCGGCATGGGTCAATGCAGGTGAAGTCAGCGCTAAAGAGGTGTTAGATGCTGCCGTCTATCAAGCCAACACACTCAATCCCAAATTAAACGCCATCATCCATCGTTTCGATGAGCGTGCTTATCATGCTGCACAGGCGGGATTACCCTCAGGTATATTCAATGGTGTGCCTTATTTGCTCAAAGATTTGTCATTTAGCTTTGCCAATGAGCCAATCACGATGGGCAGTCGTAGTGTTAATATCATCTCTGAGAGCGACAGTGAAATCGTCAAGCGCATGAAAGCCACAGGCGTGAATACTTTTGGCAAAACCAATACGCCAGAATTTGGTTTAATTATTACCACTGAACCAAAAGCCCATGGTGCGACTCATAACCCTTTTAAAAAAGGTTACAGCTCTGGCGGTTCATCGGGCGGTAGTGCAGCATCAGTAGCGAGCGGTATCGTACCGATGGCGGGCGCGGGTGATGGTGGTGGCTCGATACGCTTCCCTGCTGCTTGGTGCGGCGCGTTTGGACTCAAACCCAGCCGTGGTCGTAACCCAATAGGCCCTAAATTCGGGGAAGGCTGGGAAGGTGCAGTCGCAGATCACGTGATTACCCGCAGCGTACGTGACAGTGCCGCGATGCTCGACGCTACAAATGGCGCAGAGATTGGTGCGCCTTATGTCATCGCGCCACCTGAGGGTACATTTTTGCAAGCAGCGATGCGCGCACCAAGGCCGTTAACCATTGCCTTGCATCAACAGCCATTGATTGCCAATACTGTGGTGGATAAAGAAGTGTTAGCCGTATTAGAGCAAACGGCTAAGCAGCTAGAAGCCATGGGTCATCGTGTCATACCCGCTGAGCCGAATATCAATATCGAGCAGTTTTGGCATGACTTTATGGTGGTGGTCTGCACCCATACCGCTTTTACCATTGATAATATCGAGCGTGACTTTGGGGCAGAACATATCAAAAACCTAGAACCGCAAACCTACAATATGGCATTGCTAGGTCGCTCGTTATCAGCCGTTGATTTGGCGCATGCTAAGCATGGTTGGCATCACAGTCAGTATCAAACTGGCTTGCTACTTGAAACCTATGACATGATTTTATGTCCGACCGTGCCGACACCTGCAGTTAAGCATGGTGTACTGCCACCAAGTCGTATGGATGAAATGCTCATGCGTAGCGCAGGATTGCTCAATAAGGGCATCGATATGGGTAAGTATGCCTTTAGCTCAGGTATGATCGAAAAGCTTAGTCAGCCTGTGCTGAGCAAAATGGCCTTTACACTACTGGGTAATATCACGGGATTGCCAGCGATGTCATTACCGGTAGGAATGAGTAAAAAAGGTTTGCCAATTGGGATGCAGCTGATTGGGCGTATGAATGATGAAGCGACATTATTCAGTGTGGCAGGGGAGATGGAACGAGTAGGGTTGTTTACCAAGGCAGCCTTTGAGAAGTAG
- a CDS encoding DODA-type extradiol aromatic ring-opening family dioxygenase, with protein MKYPKHATPNAPHAIHQPDDSYSHSPTPITATGVWTDAPILKSNVAKLPALFISHGAPTLAIEQSATTSALSRIGQNLPKPRAILIMSAHWQSAKLEISNNPQPKTWHDFSGFPPELYELQYPASGQPALAESLAQQLTARGITCSVNPVRACDHGVWAPLRHLYPEAEIPIVQVSLPQHYDSIACYQLGAQLARLREEQILIIGSGNITHNLQALRWQADSVDQTAKAFKQWLLQQLKTDIPSALDWQQYPDYKDIHPSDEHLLPLFFALGTGQRVSVVHQSMAHHSLGMDIYRFD; from the coding sequence ATGAAATATCCAAAACATGCGACACCTAACGCCCCTCATGCAATTCATCAGCCTGATGACTCGTACTCTCATTCGCCAACGCCTATTACAGCGACTGGCGTTTGGACAGATGCGCCTATTTTAAAATCAAATGTGGCTAAGCTACCAGCATTGTTTATCTCGCATGGCGCACCCACGCTTGCCATTGAACAATCTGCCACGACCAGTGCACTGAGTCGTATCGGGCAAAACTTACCAAAGCCACGTGCCATCCTGATTATGTCAGCGCATTGGCAATCCGCCAAACTCGAAATAAGCAATAATCCGCAACCCAAGACTTGGCACGATTTTTCAGGTTTTCCGCCTGAGCTATATGAGCTTCAATACCCTGCATCTGGTCAACCAGCACTTGCTGAATCCCTTGCCCAGCAGCTCACTGCACGCGGTATTACTTGTAGTGTTAATCCAGTGCGGGCTTGCGATCATGGGGTGTGGGCGCCGCTCAGGCACTTATATCCAGAGGCTGAGATACCTATCGTACAGGTTTCTCTACCGCAGCATTATGACAGTATCGCCTGTTATCAATTGGGTGCGCAGCTAGCGCGCCTACGTGAGGAACAAATACTGATCATTGGCTCAGGTAACATTACCCATAATCTGCAAGCATTACGCTGGCAAGCAGATAGTGTTGACCAAACGGCTAAAGCATTTAAGCAATGGCTGCTACAACAGCTCAAAACAGACATTCCTAGTGCTTTAGATTGGCAGCAATACCCTGACTATAAAGATATTCATCCGAGTGACGAGCATTTGTTGCCATTGTTTTTTGCCTTAGGTACAGGTCAGCGTGTCTCAGTTGTTCATCAAAGCATGGCGCATCATAGCTTGGGTATGGATATTTATCGATTTGATTAA
- the rlmH gene encoding 23S rRNA (pseudouridine(1915)-N(3))-methyltransferase RlmH: MKVRILTVGNKMPKWVQTGFDEYFKRIQPMLSTEIVEIAAAKRAKNPSDANLAQYREQEGQSILAAHNASGREQLWVLDVKGKMISTEGLADKLADGMQQGDDIALVIGGADGVSPEVLAKADVKLSLSALTLPHPLVRVVLMEQLYRAMSINNNHPYHRGN, encoded by the coding sequence ATGAAAGTAAGGATTTTAACCGTCGGTAATAAAATGCCTAAATGGGTACAGACGGGGTTCGATGAGTATTTTAAGCGTATCCAGCCTATGCTCAGTACAGAAATCGTGGAAATTGCTGCCGCAAAGCGTGCAAAAAACCCTTCTGATGCCAATTTGGCACAATACCGTGAGCAAGAAGGACAGTCAATACTAGCCGCTCATAATGCCTCAGGGCGTGAGCAACTATGGGTATTGGATGTCAAAGGTAAAATGATTTCAACAGAAGGACTGGCTGATAAATTAGCTGATGGCATGCAACAAGGCGATGATATTGCACTGGTGATCGGTGGTGCGGACGGCGTATCACCAGAAGTATTAGCCAAAGCTGATGTAAAATTGTCACTATCAGCGCTGACATTACCGCATCCGCTGGTACGTGTTGTACTAATGGAACAGTTGTATCGCGCAATGAGTATCAACAACAATCATCCTTATCATCGTGGCAATTAA
- a CDS encoding DUF421 domain-containing protein produces MDMVFFDNIDKLGRIVLTTVMVYVLIVLVTKVSGKRSTSQLNNFDWIVTVMIGSLGASTILLKDIPFVEGISSILVLYLLQFLVTKYASISPQFSSFILSEPRIVFYQGQFLPDAMRAERLTRQEIECAMRSEGVHRFDDVEAIVFESDAKLTIIPKPSPTDASGNDQNTEDSVSQTIQPLM; encoded by the coding sequence ATGGACATGGTTTTTTTTGACAATATAGACAAGCTTGGACGCATTGTTTTGACGACTGTCATGGTTTATGTGTTGATCGTACTGGTGACCAAAGTCTCAGGTAAACGCTCCACCTCGCAGCTCAATAATTTTGATTGGATCGTCACCGTGATGATCGGTTCACTTGGTGCCAGTACTATTCTGCTCAAAGACATTCCCTTTGTCGAAGGGATTTCATCGATTTTAGTACTTTATCTATTGCAGTTTTTAGTCACCAAATACGCCTCTATCTCACCGCAATTTAGCAGTTTCATTTTGTCAGAGCCGCGTATTGTTTTCTATCAAGGGCAGTTTTTGCCAGATGCCATGCGCGCTGAGCGGCTAACTCGTCAAGAGATTGAATGTGCGATGCGCTCTGAAGGAGTGCATCGTTTTGATGATGTTGAAGCCATCGTTTTTGAATCTGATGCCAAGCTTACTATTATTCCAAAACCCAGCCCAACTGATGCGAGCGGTAATGACCAAAATACAGAAGATAGTGTCTCGCAAACCATACAGCCTTTGATGTAA
- a CDS encoding ABZJ_00895 family protein produces MSRKTTNLNKSKTHSGGEPLPKNHESAQPKLTQYVGYFAIGYTLASAIFMMIQTKLAVNSQLVTVLSIIIGAYIAVHKFVKHQQRALNSGEINRLMFGGVAVVWLLTVIYFLAIWFWLFDAVNREVLLEMAVQQPLPLVSSLVMILVLTLVSARISLWAINRLLDPKRKTM; encoded by the coding sequence ATGTCACGCAAGACAACCAATCTCAATAAATCCAAGACTCATTCAGGTGGCGAGCCGCTGCCGAAGAACCATGAGTCAGCGCAGCCTAAACTGACACAATATGTAGGATATTTCGCGATAGGCTATACGCTTGCCAGCGCAATATTTATGATGATTCAAACCAAGCTTGCTGTGAATTCGCAACTGGTAACGGTGTTGTCTATCATTATCGGGGCTTATATCGCGGTTCATAAATTTGTCAAACATCAGCAGCGCGCATTGAATAGCGGTGAAATCAATCGCTTAATGTTTGGCGGTGTCGCGGTGGTCTGGCTACTGACTGTCATTTACTTCTTAGCCATATGGTTTTGGTTGTTTGATGCGGTAAATCGCGAAGTCTTACTAGAGATGGCCGTCCAGCAACCACTGCCATTGGTCTCATCGCTGGTGATGATATTGGTGCTGACACTGGTCAGTGCTCGCATCAGTCTTTGGGCGATCAATCGCCTGCTTGACCCTAAACGCAAAACTATGTGA